In Molothrus ater isolate BHLD 08-10-18 breed brown headed cowbird chromosome 23, BPBGC_Mater_1.1, whole genome shotgun sequence, a single genomic region encodes these proteins:
- the PEX14 gene encoding peroxisomal membrane protein PEX14 translates to MAAAERAEQPGQAGSCPATENAASREPLIVTAVKFLQNPRVRQSPLATRRAFLKKKGLTDEEIDLAFQQSGTSTDEPQSPGPSTHPVPAQPPHPVVYSPPGSRWRDYGALAIIMAGIAFGFHQLYKKYLVPLIMGGKEDRKQLQRIESNISEMSGSVTQTVTQLQTTLAAVQELLIQQQQKIQELTQELAASKATTSTNWILESQNINELKSEIYSLKGLLLNRRQFPPSPSAPKIPSWQIPVKPSSPSNPVVANHNSSSDISPVSNESTTSSPVKENHSPEGSKVSCHLLSPEEATKAIDVTSQVRMEVQGEEEKRETKRNDEEEEDDEDDDVSHVDEEECLGVQTEDRRGGDGQINEQVEKLRRPEGASNENEID, encoded by the exons ATTGTGACAGCAGTGAAATTTTTACAGAATCCACGAGTCCGCCAAAGTCCTCTTGCAACCAGAAGAGCATTCCTGAAGAAGAAAG GCCTGACAGATGAAGAAATCGACCTGGCTTTCCAGCAGTCGGGCACGAGCACGGATGAGCCACAGTCCCCAGGTCCTTCCACACACCCGgtgccagctcagcctcctcacCCCGTGGTGTATA GTCCCCCTGGCTCCAGATGGCGAGATTACGGGGCTTTGGCTATCATAATGGCAGGAATTGCCTTTGGATTCCACCAGCTCTACAAG AAATACCTGGTCCCTCTCATCATGGGAGGCAAAGAAGACAGGAAACAACTTCAGAGGATTGAGTCAAACATTTCTGAGATGAGTGGCAGTGTGACACAGACAG TGACTCAGTTACAGACAACCTTAGCAGCtgtccaggagctgctgatccaGCAGCAACAGAAAATCCAAGAGCTCACCCAGGAACTGGCTGCTTCTAAG GCCACAACTTCCACCAATTGGATTCTGGAGTCGCAGAATATTAATGAATTGAAATCTGAGATCTACTCTTTAAAAGGACTTCTCCTGAACCG GAGGCagttccctccctccccttcagCTCCTAAGATCCCGTCCTGGCAGATCCCGGTGAAGCCAAGCTCACCCTCCAACCCCGTCGTTGCCAAccacaacagcagcagtgacatcTCGCCGGTCAGCAACGAGTCCACCACGTCCTCCCCAGTGAAGGAGAACCACAGCCCCGAGGGCTCCAAGGTCAGCTGCCACCTGCTCAGCCCCGAGGAGGCCACCAAGGCCATCGACGTCACCAGCCAGGTGCGCATGGAggtgcagggggaggaggagaaacgGGAAACCAAAAGGAAcgatgaggaggaagaggacgatgaggatgatgatgttAGCCATGTGGATGAGGAGGAGTGTCTGGGTGTCCAGACTGAGGACCGGCGAGGAGGGGATGGTCAGATCAATGAGCAGGTGGAAAAGCTACGAAGACCTGAGGGGGCCAGCAACGAGAACGAGATTGACTAA